A region from the Chthoniobacterales bacterium genome encodes:
- a CDS encoding O-antigen ligase family protein: protein MVYSGSRGGVVFLFGGILLWLLGLGRKRWSIPLAVSVSGILLAALIFFIVSKGEARNRLLDQLGLDHDQTKAHIRVSSSSEVETEPTLDGRILIFQDTWRMIQDAPLTGVGLGAFRYVFPQYGNASLSESTSVHPESDWLMLAAEAGLPAVVVAVAMTFILLSRVASQREHAYWPLRWGVLCAVLAALAHGMVDVPIHRVALGWWVCLFAGAGLQTWPATETPPRLWERIIFWLTGLLALTLGIWMVGAEWKGFRSTPPFAAAKDQAEILRLFQSHQLEKASNLASEAIARSPMAHALYLQKGILELNYEGTEKEVDGYFSAERALNPDWVRVPIQQGIAWMQVDQQRTLLLWKDAIARSQRLDASPQGSKDHLRRTYETLLQQSASYPDLLRALREPSRGQAGLTLLWLRTVPNALAASEFKNIAGEDATLSPMSAAERLSFLQLWYQKGDRAALFQFIETHPDWKDAAWPVQIRQLVDDKKFQEAVQNVTEHHHLDLSLPTPGTGKTLSYPEEIENPLEKFTFYWKSGNEVTARRILEEARVQAEKSAKKSPEVWRTCAALAIHDQRWDAAWSWLQRYLRDSGLDASF from the coding sequence ATGGTGTATTCAGGGTCCCGGGGAGGAGTTGTATTTCTATTTGGCGGAATCTTGCTTTGGTTGCTTGGTCTGGGAAGAAAACGCTGGTCGATCCCGCTGGCGGTCTCCGTTTCAGGCATTCTCTTGGCCGCCCTCATCTTCTTTATCGTCTCCAAAGGCGAGGCCCGGAACCGCCTGCTGGATCAACTGGGACTCGATCATGACCAAACCAAAGCCCATATCCGCGTGTCCAGTTCATCTGAGGTCGAGACCGAACCGACTCTGGATGGCCGGATTCTAATTTTCCAAGACACTTGGCGAATGATTCAGGATGCGCCGCTGACCGGAGTGGGCTTGGGTGCCTTTCGCTATGTTTTTCCCCAATATGGAAATGCATCGCTGTCGGAATCGACCAGTGTCCATCCTGAAAGTGACTGGTTGATGCTGGCTGCGGAAGCCGGGCTGCCCGCGGTGGTCGTGGCGGTAGCGATGACTTTCATCCTATTGAGCCGGGTCGCCAGCCAGCGGGAACATGCCTACTGGCCGCTCCGCTGGGGAGTCCTCTGTGCTGTGCTCGCCGCATTGGCCCACGGGATGGTCGATGTGCCCATCCACCGCGTCGCCTTGGGCTGGTGGGTCTGCCTTTTTGCCGGGGCCGGATTGCAAACCTGGCCTGCTACCGAGACCCCTCCCCGTCTCTGGGAACGAATCATTTTCTGGCTGACTGGATTGCTGGCGCTGACATTAGGCATCTGGATGGTGGGCGCGGAATGGAAAGGCTTCCGCTCGACTCCGCCTTTTGCCGCAGCAAAAGATCAGGCCGAAATTTTGCGACTTTTCCAGTCTCATCAGCTGGAGAAAGCCAGCAACCTCGCCAGCGAGGCGATCGCCCGCTCTCCCATGGCGCACGCGCTTTATCTTCAAAAAGGCATTCTTGAACTCAACTACGAAGGCACCGAGAAGGAAGTGGACGGTTATTTTTCCGCAGAACGCGCACTGAACCCCGACTGGGTGCGGGTCCCTATTCAACAAGGCATCGCCTGGATGCAGGTGGACCAGCAGCGGACTTTGCTCCTCTGGAAGGACGCCATCGCCCGCAGCCAGCGCCTCGACGCCAGCCCGCAGGGCTCCAAAGACCATCTCCGGCGCACTTACGAAACCCTCCTGCAACAGAGCGCGTCGTATCCCGATTTACTGCGGGCGCTCCGTGAGCCGAGCCGGGGCCAGGCCGGGCTCACCCTCCTCTGGCTGCGCACGGTTCCAAATGCACTCGCGGCCAGCGAGTTTAAAAACATCGCAGGGGAAGACGCGACTTTGAGTCCCATGTCCGCAGCCGAGCGGCTGTCGTTCCTGCAACTCTGGTATCAAAAAGGCGACCGCGCCGCCCTGTTTCAATTCATCGAAACTCACCCCGACTGGAAGGACGCTGCCTGGCCGGTGCAGATCCGGCAGCTCGTGGATGACAAAAAATTCCAGGAAGCCGTGCAAAATGTCACCGAGCATCACCATCTCGACCTCTCGCTGCCGACACCCGGCACTGGTAAAACCCTGTCTTATCCAGAGGAAATCGAAAACCCGCTGGAAAAATTCACCTTCTACTGGAAATCGGGCAACGAGGTCACAGCCCGGCGCATCCTCGAGGAAGCCCGCGTGCAGGCAGAGAAATCCGCCAAAAAATCGCCCGAAGTCTGGAGAACTTGCGCCGCTCTGGCCATCCACGACCAGCGCTGGGACGCGGCCTGGTCGTGGTTGCAGCGGTATTTGCGAGATTCGGGTCTGGACGCCTCATTCTGA
- a CDS encoding polysaccharide biosynthesis/export family protein gives MLGKFFSLRLCVAGLLIGSLQTLPAQDNGAPPLQQPAQEKATPAPTAAPTDSTSRSNATAPADDFSNKVINSAANDYVLTTSDTLEMSIFHEPDLATRSKISSDGSVQLPLIGDTKVAGMTVRDARELIRKLYDARYLVKPQVYLNVVDYAQKKFTILGQVGKPGTYELPGGTSMTLLEAVGVAGGFTRSADRGKVSIQRTTKKGRESIKINAKKLSGEGENSFTVQPGDVITVAESWF, from the coding sequence ATGCTTGGAAAATTCTTCTCCCTCCGACTTTGCGTCGCCGGTTTGCTGATCGGTTCGTTGCAAACCCTTCCCGCCCAAGACAATGGAGCGCCACCTTTGCAGCAGCCGGCCCAGGAAAAAGCCACACCCGCTCCCACTGCGGCTCCCACAGATTCCACCAGCCGGAGCAACGCGACCGCGCCAGCCGACGACTTCAGCAACAAAGTCATCAACTCTGCTGCCAACGACTACGTGCTGACCACGTCCGACACGCTGGAGATGTCCATTTTCCACGAGCCCGACCTCGCGACTCGCAGTAAAATCAGCAGCGACGGCTCGGTGCAGCTCCCGCTCATCGGCGACACTAAAGTGGCCGGAATGACCGTGCGCGACGCCCGCGAATTGATCCGGAAACTTTACGACGCGCGTTATTTGGTCAAGCCGCAGGTCTATCTGAACGTCGTCGATTACGCGCAGAAAAAATTCACCATCCTCGGCCAGGTCGGCAAGCCCGGCACCTACGAACTCCCCGGCGGGACTTCCATGACACTCTTGGAAGCGGTCGGAGTCGCCGGCGGATTCACCCGCAGCGCGGACCGGGGAAAAGTGAGCATCCAACGCACCACTAAAAAGGGCCGGGAATCGATCAAGATCAACGCCAAGAAACTCTCTGGCGAAGGTGAAAACAGCTTCACCGTGCAACCAGGCGACGTCATCACCGTCGCGGAAAGCTGGTTCTAA